In one window of Hymenobacter nivis DNA:
- a CDS encoding UDP-glucose dehydrogenase family protein has translation MKIAVVGTGYVGLVTGTCFAEVGIDVTCIDIDQKKIDNLHNGILPIYEPGLEEMVSRNVEKGRLHFSTNLSEAIKGCDVAFIAVGTPPGEDGSADLKYVLAVARGIGENIDDYCVVVTKSTVPVGTAAKVRAELEQALQKRGASVEFDVASNPEFLKEGAAIDDFLKPDRIVVGVASERAEEVITKLYKPFLLNGHPIIFMDIPSAEMTKYAANSMLATKISFMNDVANLCEIMGADVNMVRRGIGSDARIGTKFIYPGIGYGGSCFPKDVKALIKTAQENGYDMQVLRAVESVNDAQKSVLFDKLSRHFQGELRGLKIAVWGLSFKPKTDDMREAPSLVIIEKLLAAGCTVTAYDPVAMPEAKHSLGDRIAYAKDEFDALIDADALLVVTEWPDFRVPNFNVVARLMKQKAIFDGRNIYEAKELKELGFAYHCIGVRTDHKEPAVS, from the coding sequence ATGAAGATTGCAGTAGTAGGCACCGGCTACGTTGGCCTGGTGACGGGCACGTGCTTTGCCGAAGTAGGCATTGACGTGACCTGCATCGACATCGACCAGAAAAAAATCGACAACCTCCACAACGGTATTCTGCCCATCTACGAGCCGGGCTTGGAGGAAATGGTGAGCCGCAACGTCGAGAAAGGGCGACTGCACTTTTCTACTAATCTGAGCGAAGCTATCAAAGGCTGCGACGTAGCCTTTATCGCCGTGGGCACCCCGCCCGGCGAAGACGGCTCGGCCGACCTGAAGTACGTGCTGGCCGTGGCCCGTGGCATCGGCGAGAACATTGACGATTACTGCGTGGTGGTCACCAAAAGCACCGTGCCCGTGGGCACAGCCGCCAAGGTGCGCGCCGAGCTGGAGCAAGCCCTGCAAAAGCGCGGCGCATCGGTGGAGTTTGACGTGGCTTCTAACCCCGAGTTTTTGAAAGAAGGCGCGGCCATTGACGACTTCCTCAAGCCCGACCGCATTGTGGTGGGCGTGGCATCGGAGCGGGCTGAAGAGGTAATAACTAAACTCTACAAGCCGTTCCTGCTCAATGGCCACCCGATTATTTTCATGGATATTCCGTCGGCCGAAATGACGAAATACGCGGCCAACTCCATGCTGGCCACGAAGATATCGTTCATGAACGATGTGGCTAACCTCTGCGAAATCATGGGGGCCGACGTGAACATGGTGCGCCGCGGCATTGGCTCCGATGCCCGCATCGGCACCAAGTTCATCTACCCCGGCATTGGCTACGGCGGGTCGTGCTTCCCGAAAGATGTAAAGGCCCTGATCAAAACGGCCCAGGAAAACGGGTACGATATGCAGGTATTGCGGGCCGTAGAATCGGTGAACGACGCCCAAAAATCGGTGCTGTTTGACAAGCTGAGCCGCCATTTCCAGGGGGAGTTGCGCGGATTGAAAATTGCCGTGTGGGGCCTCAGCTTCAAGCCGAAGACAGACGACATGCGCGAGGCGCCGTCGTTGGTTATCATCGAGAAACTGCTGGCCGCGGGCTGCACCGTGACGGCCTACGACCCGGTGGCCATGCCCGAAGCCAAGCACAGCCTGGGCGACCGGATTGCGTACGCCAAGGACGAGTTTGACGCGCTGATTGATGCCGACGCGCTGCTGGTGGTAACGGAATGGCCCGATTTCCGGGTGCCGAACTTCAACGTGGTGGCCCGCTTGATGAAGCAAAAAGCCATTTTTGACGGCCGTAACATCTACGAAGCTAAGGAGCTGAAGGAGCTGGGATTCGCCTACCACTGCATCGGCGTGAGAACCGACCACAAAGAGCCAGCCGTTTCTTAG
- a CDS encoding UDP-glucuronic acid decarboxylase family protein, producing the protein MTEEKKRILITGGAGFLGSHLCDRFLAEGYHVIAMDNLITGSLQNIEHLFGKKEFEFHNADVSKFVFVPGKLDYILHFASPASPIDYLKIPIQTLKVGSLGTHNLLGLARVKGARMLIASTSEVYGDPEVHPQVEEYFGNVNPVGPRGCYDEAKRFQEAITMAYHNHHGLETRIIRIFNTYGPRMRLDDGRVLPAFLSQALRGENLTVFGDGSQTRSFCYVDDLVEGIYRLLLSDYHMPVNIGNPSEITIKEFGEEIARLTGVEFKPTYQALPENDPMKRRPDITKAKEILGWEPKVDRAEGLRRTLEYFKEHVK; encoded by the coding sequence ATGACTGAAGAAAAAAAACGCATCCTCATCACTGGTGGGGCGGGCTTCCTGGGGTCGCACCTGTGCGACCGGTTTTTGGCCGAAGGCTACCACGTTATTGCGATGGACAACCTGATTACCGGGTCGCTCCAAAATATTGAGCACCTGTTCGGTAAGAAGGAATTTGAGTTCCATAACGCCGACGTCAGTAAGTTCGTGTTCGTGCCTGGCAAGCTGGATTACATCCTGCACTTTGCCTCGCCGGCCTCGCCGATTGACTACCTGAAAATCCCTATTCAGACCCTGAAGGTAGGTTCGCTGGGTACCCATAACCTGCTGGGCCTGGCGCGGGTGAAGGGGGCCCGGATGCTGATTGCCAGCACGTCGGAAGTGTACGGCGACCCCGAAGTGCATCCGCAGGTGGAGGAGTATTTTGGCAACGTGAACCCCGTGGGGCCCCGCGGCTGCTACGACGAAGCCAAGCGCTTCCAGGAGGCCATTACAATGGCCTACCACAACCATCACGGTTTGGAAACCCGCATCATCCGCATCTTCAACACCTACGGGCCCCGGATGCGCCTCGACGACGGCCGCGTGCTGCCGGCGTTTCTGTCGCAGGCGTTGCGCGGCGAGAACCTGACCGTGTTTGGCGACGGCTCGCAGACCCGCTCGTTCTGCTACGTGGACGACCTGGTGGAGGGCATTTACCGCCTGCTGCTCAGCGACTACCATATGCCGGTGAACATTGGCAACCCGTCGGAAATCACCATCAAGGAGTTCGGCGAAGAAATTGCCCGCCTCACCGGCGTCGAGTTCAAGCCGACCTACCAGGCGCTGCCCGAAAACGACCCGATGAAGCGCCGACCCGACATCACCAAGGCCAAGGAAATCCTGGGCTGGGAACCCAAGGTGGATCGGGCCGAGGGCCTGCGCCGCACGCTGGAGTATTTCAAGGAGCACGTGAAATAG
- a CDS encoding sugar 3,4-ketoisomerase encodes MSTYAAPYLITLPKLGAPDIGYISVADGQRDEVPFAVQRVFWTYYTPESIVRGRHAHHRTEQVLVAVAGRITVVTETAAGALHTFRLEDPHVGLYVPPLTWHTMQYSHSAVQLVLASQPYDEADYIRDYEQFRAGSGR; translated from the coding sequence ATGTCTACTTACGCTGCCCCATACCTCATCACTTTACCAAAGCTCGGGGCCCCCGACATTGGATACATCTCGGTGGCCGATGGGCAGCGGGACGAGGTGCCATTTGCCGTGCAGCGCGTATTCTGGACTTATTATACCCCCGAAAGCATCGTGCGGGGCCGCCACGCCCACCACCGCACCGAGCAGGTGCTGGTGGCCGTGGCTGGGCGCATCACCGTCGTCACCGAAACGGCGGCGGGGGCCCTGCATACCTTCCGGCTCGAAGACCCCCACGTGGGCCTGTACGTACCGCCCCTCACCTGGCACACCATGCAGTACTCGCACTCGGCGGTGCAGCTGGTGCTGGCCTCGCAGCCGTACGACGAAGCCGACTATATCCGCGACTACGAACAGTTTCGGGCCGGGAGCGGCCGCTGA
- a CDS encoding DegT/DnrJ/EryC1/StrS family aminotransferase, which produces MPGPLSIPFFSIAPQHEPLREQVLAAVARVYDSAWYVLGDEVVAFEQEYAAFNRVPHAVGVANGLDALALALRALGVGPGDEVLVPSNTYIATWLAVMHVGARPVPVEPDPATSNLDPARLAGAITPRTRAIMPVHLYGQACRMPEIMQVAQQYGLHVVEDNAQAQGAAFGGQLTGSFGALNATSFYPGKNLGALGDAGGLTTADAGLAAQVRALRNYGSARKYHNDFIGYNSRLDELQAAVLRVKLGHLQAWTAQRQQLAAWYGQHLAGIAGLRLPAVAPGATHVYHLYVVHTPRRDALQQHLAARGIGTLIHYPVPPHRQPAYAGLGWAAGALPIAEDLAATCLSLPLWPGMTEEQVAAVAAAIRQF; this is translated from the coding sequence ATGCCGGGCCCCTTATCCATTCCATTCTTCTCGATTGCCCCCCAGCATGAGCCGCTGCGCGAGCAAGTGCTAGCCGCCGTGGCACGGGTCTACGATTCGGCCTGGTACGTGCTGGGCGACGAAGTAGTAGCGTTCGAACAAGAGTATGCGGCCTTCAACCGGGTGCCGCACGCGGTGGGCGTGGCCAACGGCCTCGATGCCCTGGCGCTGGCGCTGCGGGCCCTGGGCGTGGGGCCCGGCGACGAAGTGCTGGTGCCCTCCAATACTTACATCGCCACGTGGCTGGCCGTGATGCACGTGGGGGCCCGGCCGGTGCCCGTCGAGCCCGACCCCGCCACCAGCAACCTCGACCCGGCGCGGCTGGCGGGGGCCATCACACCGCGCACCCGCGCCATTATGCCGGTCCACCTCTACGGCCAGGCGTGCCGCATGCCGGAAATTATGCAGGTGGCCCAGCAGTACGGCTTGCACGTGGTGGAAGACAACGCCCAGGCCCAGGGCGCCGCGTTCGGCGGGCAGCTCACCGGCAGCTTCGGGGCCCTGAACGCCACCAGCTTTTACCCCGGCAAAAACCTGGGGGCCCTCGGCGACGCGGGGGGCCTGACCACGGCCGATGCGGGGCTGGCCGCACAAGTGCGCGCGCTGCGCAACTACGGCTCGGCGCGCAAGTATCACAACGACTTCATTGGCTATAATTCCCGCCTCGACGAGCTACAGGCCGCCGTGCTGCGCGTTAAGCTTGGGCATTTGCAGGCTTGGACGGCTCAGCGCCAGCAGCTGGCTGCCTGGTACGGCCAGCACCTGGCTGGCATTGCCGGCCTGCGCCTGCCCGCGGTGGCGCCGGGCGCTACCCATGTGTACCACCTCTACGTGGTGCACACCCCACGCCGCGACGCGTTGCAGCAGCACCTGGCCGCGCGGGGCATTGGTACGCTTATCCACTACCCCGTGCCACCGCACCGCCAGCCCGCCTACGCGGGGCTCGGGTGGGCGGCCGGGGCCCTGCCCATTGCCGAAGACCTGGCCGCCACCTGCCTGAGCCTGCCCCTGTGGCCGGGCATGACGGAAGAGCAGGTGGCGGCCGTGGCCGCGGCCATTCGCCAATTTTAA
- a CDS encoding glycosyltransferase family 2 protein: MPKLSVVIPCYYNEANIPVTVAELVANEVNFGPEVAFEYVFVNDGSGDDTLGALRRAQAQYPGRLRIVDLAGNVGSYNAIVAGLAHATGDCLAITTADLQDPPALMAQMYGYWQQGFKLVIGNRQEREETGAGERLAKVFHWLMKRLALRNIPDGGFDYALLDRQVATEILKLHERNTNVFYLMVWLGFAHVSLPYTRRKRQIGHSRWTLTKKITLLIDSLVSFSFVPIRAISVVGLGLGLLAFLYGLYVIALKLVHPNEPAGWTTLMVVLLFVSAFQMIALGVIGEYVWRGLDAARNRPLYVVKNLF, from the coding sequence ATGCCCAAGCTTTCCGTCGTCATTCCTTGCTACTACAACGAAGCAAACATCCCGGTGACGGTGGCCGAGCTGGTGGCCAACGAGGTCAATTTTGGGCCCGAGGTAGCCTTCGAGTACGTGTTCGTGAACGACGGCTCGGGCGACGACACCCTGGGAGCCCTGCGCCGGGCCCAGGCGCAGTACCCCGGCCGCCTGCGCATTGTGGATTTGGCCGGTAACGTGGGCTCGTACAACGCCATTGTGGCGGGCCTGGCCCACGCCACCGGCGACTGCCTGGCCATCACCACGGCCGATTTGCAGGACCCCCCCGCCCTCATGGCCCAGATGTACGGCTACTGGCAGCAGGGCTTCAAGCTGGTTATCGGCAACCGGCAGGAGCGGGAGGAAACCGGCGCGGGTGAGCGGCTGGCCAAAGTATTCCACTGGCTGATGAAGCGCTTAGCGCTGCGCAATATTCCCGATGGCGGATTCGATTACGCCTTGCTCGACCGCCAGGTGGCCACGGAGATTCTCAAGCTGCACGAGCGTAATACCAACGTGTTCTACCTGATGGTATGGCTGGGCTTTGCGCACGTGAGCTTGCCTTATACCCGCCGCAAGCGCCAGATTGGCCACTCGCGCTGGACGCTGACCAAAAAAATTACGCTCCTGATTGACTCGCTGGTCTCGTTCTCGTTTGTGCCCATCCGCGCCATTTCAGTGGTGGGCCTGGGCCTGGGCCTACTGGCCTTCCTCTACGGGCTCTACGTCATCGCGCTCAAGCTCGTGCACCCCAATGAGCCAGCCGGCTGGACCACTCTCATGGTAGTGCTGCTCTTCGTGTCGGCTTTCCAGATGATAGCCCTGGGGGTAATTGGCGAATATGTGTGGCGCGGGCTCGACGCGGCCCGTAACCGCCCCCTTTACGTGGTTAAAAACTTGTTTTAA
- the gmd gene encoding GDP-mannose 4,6-dehydratase, whose amino-acid sequence MKRALITGITGQDGSYLAELLLSKGYEVHGIKRRSSLFNTERIDHLYQDPHEKNVHFKLHYGDLSDSTNMIRIIQEVQPDEIYNLGAMSHVKVSFDTPEYTADVDGVGTLRLLEAVRILGMTKKTRIYQASTSELYGLVQQVPQSETTPFYPRSPYAVAKLYGYWITVNYREAYGMYACNGILFNHESPLRGETFVTRKITRAVARIALGLQDALFLGNIDAKRDWGHAKDYVEAMWRMLQQDEAEDFVIATGVTTTVREFIRLAFMEVGIEVAFEGEGVAEKGRVVACHNPEYQVAAGTVVMEVDERYFRPTEVELLIGDPTKAKQKLGWVPQYDLQGLVKEMMQSDVDGARRDEYLREGGHNILKNYAE is encoded by the coding sequence ATGAAACGCGCACTTATTACGGGCATTACCGGGCAGGATGGCTCCTACCTAGCCGAACTATTATTAAGCAAGGGCTACGAGGTACACGGCATCAAGCGCCGCTCCTCGCTGTTCAACACCGAACGCATCGACCACCTGTACCAGGACCCGCACGAGAAGAACGTGCACTTTAAGCTGCACTACGGCGACCTGAGCGACTCAACCAACATGATTCGCATCATTCAGGAAGTGCAGCCCGACGAGATTTATAACCTGGGGGCCATGTCGCACGTGAAAGTGTCATTTGACACTCCTGAGTACACGGCCGACGTGGACGGCGTGGGTACGCTGCGCTTGCTTGAGGCCGTGCGCATCCTGGGCATGACCAAGAAGACGCGCATTTACCAGGCTTCGACCTCCGAGCTGTACGGCTTGGTGCAGCAGGTGCCGCAGTCGGAGACGACGCCTTTCTACCCCCGCTCGCCCTACGCCGTGGCCAAGCTCTACGGCTACTGGATTACGGTGAACTACCGCGAGGCCTACGGCATGTACGCCTGCAACGGCATCCTCTTCAACCACGAGAGCCCCCTGCGCGGCGAAACCTTCGTGACGCGCAAGATCACGCGTGCCGTGGCCCGCATCGCCCTGGGCTTGCAAGACGCCCTGTTCTTGGGCAACATCGACGCTAAGCGCGACTGGGGCCACGCCAAAGACTACGTGGAAGCCATGTGGCGCATGCTCCAGCAGGACGAGGCCGAAGACTTCGTGATTGCCACCGGCGTCACAACCACGGTGCGCGAATTCATCCGCCTGGCTTTCATGGAGGTTGGCATTGAAGTAGCTTTCGAAGGCGAAGGCGTTGCGGAGAAAGGCCGGGTAGTGGCCTGCCACAACCCCGAGTACCAAGTAGCCGCTGGCACCGTGGTGATGGAAGTAGACGAGCGTTACTTCCGCCCGACGGAAGTGGAGCTGCTCATCGGTGACCCTACCAAAGCCAAGCAGAAGCTGGGCTGGGTACCCCAGTACGATTTGCAGGGCTTGGTGAAGGAAATGATGCAGTCGGATGTGGATGGCGCACGCCGCGACGAGTACCTGCGCGAGGGTGGCCATAACATCCTGAAGAACTACGCGGAGTAG
- a CDS encoding GDP-L-fucose synthase family protein — protein MELNAKIYVAGHRGMVGSAVVRRLQKAGYQNIVYRTSKELDLRDTVAVNSFFAEEKPDYVILAAAKVGGIMANNTFRADFLFENLQIQNNVIHASHEQAVKKLLFLGSSCIYPKMAPQPIKEEYLLTGPLEATNEPYALAKIAGLKLCEAYRDQYGSNFISAMPTNLYGPGDNYDLNKSHVLPALLRKFHEAKENNAPEVEVWGTGTPRREFLHVDDLADACLHLMLHYDGKEPVNVGTGEDLTIRELVELVRDTVGYTGNVRFNTDKPDGTPRKLLDVSKLADAGWRYKTGLPEGIRAVYQEAFQPTPVA, from the coding sequence ATGGAATTGAACGCCAAAATATACGTGGCTGGCCACCGCGGCATGGTGGGCAGCGCCGTGGTGCGCCGCCTGCAAAAAGCTGGCTACCAGAATATCGTCTACCGCACTTCAAAAGAGCTGGACCTGCGCGATACGGTAGCTGTAAACAGCTTTTTCGCCGAGGAAAAGCCGGATTACGTGATACTGGCCGCCGCTAAAGTGGGCGGCATCATGGCCAACAATACGTTCCGGGCGGATTTTCTATTTGAAAACCTCCAGATTCAGAACAACGTCATTCACGCCAGCCACGAGCAGGCTGTGAAGAAATTGTTATTTCTGGGTTCGTCGTGCATCTATCCCAAGATGGCCCCCCAACCCATTAAGGAAGAGTACCTGCTGACGGGGCCCCTGGAGGCTACTAATGAGCCTTACGCACTGGCCAAAATAGCAGGCCTCAAGCTCTGCGAGGCCTACCGCGACCAGTACGGCAGCAACTTTATTTCGGCGATGCCTACCAACCTGTATGGGCCGGGCGACAACTACGACCTGAACAAATCACACGTGCTGCCCGCCCTGTTGCGCAAGTTCCACGAGGCCAAGGAGAATAACGCGCCGGAAGTAGAAGTGTGGGGCACCGGTACGCCGCGCCGCGAGTTCCTGCACGTGGACGACCTGGCCGATGCCTGCCTGCACCTGATGCTGCACTACGACGGCAAAGAGCCGGTGAACGTGGGCACCGGCGAAGACCTGACCATCCGCGAGCTGGTGGAGCTGGTGCGCGACACGGTGGGCTATACGGGTAACGTGCGCTTCAACACCGACAAGCCCGATGGCACACCCCGCAAATTGCTCGACGTATCGAAGCTCGCCGATGCCGGCTGGCGCTATAAAACCGGCCTGCCGGAAGGCATCCGGGCCGTATATCAGGAGGCGTTTCAGCCGACGCCCGTCGCATAG
- a CDS encoding ABC transporter permease, with amino-acid sequence MDTINVLEKPQPLPAENSPQEESWTEVIQPRTNLLDLGLGSVWRYRDLVLLFVRRDFVSTYKQTILGPIWFFIQPLLTTITYMVVFGGIANLSTDGLPQLPFYLAGVTIWNYFAQTLTSVSTVFTANAAIFGKVYFPRLTMPLSIVISNLVRFGIQFALFLAVWGYYLLRTNSLHPNLYMLLTPLLLVLMGLLGLGLGMIFSALTTKYRDLAMLLTFGVQLLMYATPVIYPLSKLPVKYKVFILANPLSSIVETFRYAFLGSGTFSWGALGYSTAVTLVVLLLGTIIFNKVEKSFTDTV; translated from the coding sequence GTGGACACAATAAACGTTTTAGAAAAACCACAGCCGTTACCAGCTGAAAATAGCCCGCAGGAGGAAAGCTGGACCGAAGTAATTCAGCCCCGTACCAACCTTCTGGACCTGGGCCTGGGCAGCGTGTGGCGCTACCGCGATTTGGTATTGCTGTTCGTGCGCCGCGATTTCGTGTCCACGTACAAGCAGACCATTTTGGGCCCCATCTGGTTTTTTATCCAGCCCCTGCTCACGACCATTACGTATATGGTTGTATTTGGCGGCATCGCCAATCTTTCGACCGATGGCCTGCCCCAGCTGCCCTTCTACCTGGCCGGCGTCACCATCTGGAATTACTTCGCTCAGACACTGACTAGCGTCTCGACGGTGTTCACGGCGAACGCGGCCATCTTTGGTAAGGTGTATTTTCCGCGCCTGACTATGCCGCTGTCCATCGTAATATCCAACCTGGTACGCTTTGGCATCCAATTCGCTCTCTTCCTGGCAGTGTGGGGTTACTATCTACTACGCACTAATAGCTTGCACCCTAATCTGTATATGCTATTGACGCCGCTTCTGCTGGTACTCATGGGCCTGTTGGGCCTAGGGCTGGGCATGATTTTTAGCGCCCTCACCACCAAGTACCGCGACCTGGCCATGCTGCTCACCTTTGGCGTGCAACTGCTGATGTACGCTACCCCGGTGATTTACCCGCTGTCGAAGCTGCCGGTAAAGTACAAGGTGTTTATCCTGGCTAATCCGCTCAGCTCTATCGTGGAAACCTTCCGCTACGCCTTCCTGGGCTCCGGTACGTTTAGCTGGGGGGCACTGGGCTACAGCACGGCCGTAACGCTGGTAGTGCTGTTGCTGGGGACGATAATATTTAATAAAGTAGAGAAAAGCTTCACGGATACCGTATAA
- a CDS encoding ABC transporter ATP-binding protein — translation MSDVAIKVENLGKQYRLGEIGTGTLGQDLNRTWARLRGKEDPFAKIGETNDRSKKGESDFVWSLRDVNFEVKQGEVLGIIGRNGAGKSTLLKVLSKVTAPTTGNVKIRGRIASLLEVGTGFHPELTGRENIFLNGAILGMTKVEIRKKFDEIVDFSGVERYIDTPVKRYSSGMYVRLAFAVAAFLEPEILIVDEVLAVGDAEFQKKCLGRMKDVSMNDGRTILFVSHNMGAVSQLCTRGLLMKFGSVLSAGPVDEVMNYYLREATSVSSEYCAPDEYVKSEQILSVTIEDVNGDVSGSFGHEEQITIRLRIKHTSNDKGIICSLGLQDFQERKIFTEQINLGRGYTSHTIRLPVGLLRPNSFRLSVALHIPNLKIIEFLDSLSFEIVDRGSEFSIYGSTDNGLIFSKLDWLSLNI, via the coding sequence ATGAGCGACGTTGCTATTAAAGTAGAAAACCTGGGCAAACAGTACCGATTGGGCGAAATCGGGACGGGTACCCTGGGCCAAGACCTGAACCGGACCTGGGCCCGGCTGCGTGGCAAAGAAGACCCCTTTGCTAAGATTGGCGAAACTAACGACCGCAGTAAAAAGGGAGAGAGCGATTTTGTGTGGTCGTTGCGAGACGTGAACTTTGAAGTGAAACAGGGCGAGGTGCTGGGCATCATCGGCCGCAACGGCGCGGGCAAATCGACGCTGCTCAAAGTGCTTTCGAAGGTGACTGCCCCCACCACGGGCAACGTGAAAATACGTGGTCGGATTGCTTCCTTACTCGAAGTAGGAACGGGTTTTCATCCAGAACTGACCGGTCGGGAAAATATCTTTCTGAACGGAGCCATCCTGGGTATGACTAAGGTTGAAATACGTAAAAAATTCGATGAAATCGTTGACTTCTCAGGTGTTGAGCGGTATATAGACACGCCTGTAAAGCGCTACAGCAGCGGTATGTATGTCCGGCTCGCTTTTGCAGTAGCTGCTTTCTTAGAGCCTGAAATCTTAATTGTGGACGAGGTACTAGCTGTGGGCGATGCTGAGTTCCAAAAGAAATGCTTGGGGCGCATGAAGGACGTGAGTATGAACGATGGCCGTACCATACTGTTTGTGAGCCATAATATGGGGGCCGTGTCTCAACTCTGCACGAGGGGATTGCTTATGAAGTTTGGCTCAGTACTATCCGCAGGACCCGTGGACGAGGTAATGAACTACTATTTGCGCGAAGCCACCAGTGTTAGTTCTGAGTATTGTGCCCCTGACGAATATGTTAAATCAGAGCAAATTCTAAGTGTGACTATTGAAGATGTAAATGGCGATGTTAGCGGAAGCTTCGGTCACGAAGAACAGATTACAATCAGGTTACGGATTAAGCACACTTCTAACGATAAAGGCATTATCTGTTCTTTAGGACTACAGGATTTTCAAGAGCGCAAAATTTTTACTGAGCAAATCAATCTGGGTCGCGGTTATACTTCGCACACAATACGCCTGCCGGTAGGTTTATTGCGTCCTAATAGTTTCCGTCTCAGTGTGGCTCTACACATCCCTAATTTAAAAATAATCGAATTTCTTGATTCCCTAAGCTTTGAAATTGTAGACCGGGGCTCGGAGTTCTCTATTTACGGATCTACCGATAACGGTCTAATTTTCTCTAAGTTAGACTGGTTGTCTCTAAATATATGA